A window from SAR324 cluster bacterium encodes these proteins:
- a CDS encoding zf-HC2 domain-containing protein has protein sequence MTFDDRKIAGIRCSEILAQLSGYMEGELAQDTVNLIREHVKICHQCEQFGGEFVSVIKTFRETLSTPPSISTDIQQRLKARLVDL, from the coding sequence ATGACTTTTGATGATCGAAAAATCGCTGGAATACGGTGTAGTGAGATCCTTGCGCAACTTTCCGGTTATATGGAGGGTGAGCTTGCTCAGGACACAGTCAACCTTATCAGAGAACATGTAAAGATATGCCATCAGTGTGAACAGTTTGGTGGAGAATTTGTTTCAGTCATCAAAACTTTTCGTGAAACCCTCAGTACACCCCCATCCATCTCTACAGATATTCAGCAACGTTTAAAAGCACGTCTTGTGGATCTTTGA